GATGAATTTGGTATTGATGTAACCCCTTTTGAAGAAGGGGTCAAGAGGATGGTGGAGTGGAATGAATGAAAAAATATCAATCATCATTCCTGTAAAAAACGGGGAAGAAGAGATCGAGCAATGCCTTGAGGCTGTGTTTAATCAAACAAGGAAAACGTTTGATGTAATTGTGGTTGATGGGCATTCTACTAATTGAGGGATGGAGGATTAAATGAAGATCGGAATTATTTCAGAATATTTTCCAAAAAGTAAAAATCTTGAAATTAGGGGCGGTGCTGAAGCACGAGCTTTTCACATAGCAAAAATTCTTGTAAAGAACAACGAAGTCACGGTAATAACCTCCAGAGAAGATGGGAGAAAAGTAAACGATGAGATTCTTGGGATAAAAGTATTTAGAGTTGGGAAAAGTAGAAAATATACTCA
This Methanophagales archaeon DNA region includes the following protein-coding sequences:
- a CDS encoding glycosyltransferase; this translates as MNEKISIIIPVKNGEEEIEQCLEAVFNQTRKTFDVIVVDGHSTN